A genomic region of candidate division TA06 bacterium contains the following coding sequences:
- a CDS encoding PAS domain S-box protein encodes MGKEKARKSDIVDELFRIIDEAESRSSRAEYRQTKDWLALVIRILGRLNCTDEGSEPVEDIVGLLKSFTGFESVDLRLREGEGDASIGRTESLSPTQSQLTSTNGGKGVDSNPERTPHVECLFTTIISGETDSSLPFFTERGSFWANSRSDCLSAFSARGLHGQCDDEGYESLALIPVHSDQELIGVLELKDPHPNRLDLTMVRFLENIGVSIGIALARTHAREALEISQEKWRSLVDNAPNIIMIADRDGAIEFVNRATPSGRPEEGRGENIYDYISPEYQREAKEVIRQAFETGEWGRYESEVAVPRRGLSWYVTEVSPIKHCGQVVAVTLITTDITDLKKAEETVRLADAELRQIFNTAADGMRVIDKDFSVVRVNRTFATLASTTEDDAVGKKCYQVLHGPLCHTPGCVLRRILGGEERVEWEGEKERKDGSRIPCILTATPFRGPDGDLVGIVENFRDISERSRAERVLRESEARYKTLFETAAEGILISDIQTRKFKYANPAVCRMLGFDLEELENMLVDDIHPREFLGHVLAEFEAGARGEKTFAPDIPCLRKDGTVVYADTSTVKASIDGKECNIGFFTDITERKKAEKEKATMEAQLRQAQKMEAVGRLAGGMAHDFNNLLTAIRGYSDLALMKLSRDGPACQDVEHVREASIRAAKLTEQLLLFSRPRPMVFKPLNLNKTISGLLNMLKRVIGENVSVITDLDPVLRTVHADVGHMEQIVMNMVVNAKDAMSEGGEITIKTENVEIDQDYCKTHSDARTGEFVCVSVGDTGVGMDNWTISHVFEPFFTTKDRKKGTGLGLSVAYGIVRQHKGWIDVESAPGQGSTFRICLPSSLQKGKEESKDTSSNQAYRRKAAG; translated from the coding sequence ATGGGAAAAGAGAAGGCAAGAAAGTCTGATATCGTAGATGAGCTGTTCAGAATAATCGATGAAGCTGAGTCGAGATCGTCACGAGCCGAGTACAGACAGACTAAGGATTGGCTAGCGCTGGTTATTCGAATCCTGGGCCGCCTCAATTGTACAGATGAAGGGTCAGAACCAGTCGAGGATATCGTGGGTTTGCTGAAGTCCTTCACGGGGTTCGAATCGGTCGACTTACGTCTTCGGGAAGGCGAAGGCGATGCGTCAATTGGGCGCACTGAGAGTCTCAGCCCGACGCAGTCCCAGTTGACTTCAACAAACGGGGGCAAGGGCGTCGACAGCAATCCGGAAAGAACGCCGCACGTAGAATGCCTGTTTACGACCATCATATCTGGCGAGACGGATTCCTCGTTGCCCTTTTTCACTGAAAGAGGAAGTTTTTGGGCTAACAGTAGGTCGGACTGCCTATCTGCCTTTTCAGCCAGGGGCCTCCACGGACAATGTGATGACGAGGGCTATGAATCTTTGGCACTCATACCGGTGCACTCAGATCAAGAACTGATCGGCGTTCTGGAGCTCAAGGATCCTCACCCAAATCGTCTTGATCTGACGATGGTTCGATTTCTTGAGAACATTGGGGTGAGCATCGGGATAGCACTTGCGAGGACACATGCCAGGGAGGCACTAGAGATATCTCAGGAGAAGTGGCGGTCCCTGGTAGACAACGCACCAAACATCATCATGATCGCCGATCGTGATGGCGCAATTGAGTTTGTGAATCGCGCCACACCAAGCGGTAGACCAGAAGAAGGAAGAGGAGAAAACATCTACGATTACATATCTCCCGAGTACCAACGCGAAGCAAAAGAAGTAATTAGACAGGCTTTTGAGACTGGGGAGTGGGGTAGGTACGAGAGTGAAGTGGCTGTGCCACGCCGTGGCCTTTCATGGTATGTGACTGAGGTAAGCCCAATTAAGCATTGTGGGCAGGTTGTTGCTGTAACACTAATTACTACAGACATCACCGACCTGAAGAAGGCGGAGGAGACAGTCCGATTGGCTGATGCGGAACTCCGTCAGATATTCAATACTGCGGCTGATGGGATGCGTGTGATTGATAAGGATTTCAGCGTGGTCCGGGTCAACAGGACCTTTGCGACCCTGGCGAGCACAACCGAGGATGACGCGGTGGGCAAGAAGTGTTATCAGGTGCTTCACGGCCCTCTATGCCATACACCTGGTTGTGTATTGAGGCGCATTCTTGGTGGTGAAGAGCGGGTCGAATGGGAGGGAGAAAAAGAACGCAAGGATGGCTCTAGAATCCCTTGCATTCTGACGGCAACTCCCTTTCGTGGACCTGATGGTGATCTGGTTGGTATCGTTGAGAATTTCAGGGACATCTCTGAGCGGAGCCGGGCTGAACGAGTGCTGAGGGAATCTGAGGCGAGATACAAGACCCTATTTGAAACCGCTGCTGAAGGGATACTCATATCAGACATTCAAACCAGGAAATTCAAATATGCCAATCCGGCTGTATGTAGAATGCTGGGCTTTGACTTAGAGGAACTGGAAAACATGCTCGTGGATGACATTCATCCCAGGGAGTTCTTAGGCCATGTACTCGCCGAATTTGAGGCTGGAGCCAGAGGAGAAAAGACATTTGCCCCGGATATTCCATGCTTAAGAAAAGACGGGACAGTAGTATATGCAGACACAAGCACAGTCAAGGCTTCAATAGATGGAAAAGAATGCAACATAGGTTTCTTCACTGACATCACTGAACGGAAGAAGGCGGAGAAAGAGAAAGCCACGATGGAAGCTCAGCTCCGGCAGGCACAGAAGATGGAGGCAGTCGGAAGACTGGCTGGCGGGATGGCTCATGACTTCAACAATCTACTGACAGCCATTCGGGGATACTCGGATCTGGCTTTAATGAAGCTGTCAAGGGATGGTCCGGCCTGTCAAGACGTGGAACATGTTCGTGAGGCCTCCATCCGTGCGGCTAAGCTCACGGAGCAACTGCTTCTATTCAGCCGGCCCCGACCTATGGTTTTCAAGCCTCTGAATCTCAATAAGACCATATCAGGTCTGCTGAATATGCTCAAGCGAGTCATCGGCGAGAATGTTTCTGTTATCACGGATCTTGATCCAGTTCTCCGGACTGTCCATGCCGATGTCGGACACATGGAGCAGATTGTCATGAACATGGTTGTAAACGCCAAGGACGCCATGTCAGAAGGTGGAGAAATCACTATCAAGACCGAGAACGTGGAGATAGATCAAGACTACTGCAAGACTCACAGCGATGCACGTACGGGGGAGTTTGTCTGTGTGTCGGTTGGGGATACTGGGGTAGGCATGGACAACTGGACGATATCTCACGTATTTGAGCCATTTTTCACTACGAAGGACCGTAAAAAGGGGACTGGACTCGGGCTGTCAGTAGCGTATGGTATTGTCAGGCAGCACAAAGGGTGGATCGATGTTGAGAGCGCGCCAGGACAGGGTTCAACGTTCAGAATCTGCCTACCATCCAGCCTTCAAAAAGGGAAAGAAGAAAGCAAAGATACCAGTTCTAATCAAGCATACAGACGCAAGGCCGCAGGGTGA
- a CDS encoding PAS domain S-box protein gives MGNKAKTKKRVNGESANAKPRPTGVHLKGSGAKYRALFDTVWDGEVNARMITYEDELVILAAIRDITERKRPEVALQESEERYRILTETASAGIGIADENENLIFVNPAFAQMLGCSLDGLFGMNLSKLTDHKEFKRYQEQTHTRVKGDSSRYESRLICRDGSIKDADISASALTAADGSYEGTVAVVTNITERRKTEEALRQNKAMMEQAQSLVHVGSWMWNVKDNSFLMSAELCRIYGIPEGQQPGSIQAMIDKFIHPDDREYVQKASQAMTKNHAGERLVYRIIRPDEEVRWISSTQPDVSRVDEEGKPEVMLGAIRDITEWKKADEEEEKMEAQLRQWQKMEAVGRLAGGMAHDFNNLLTAIRGYPDLALVKLPEDHQAYQDVDHVREASIRAASLADQLLLFSRPHRVASRPVNLNKAIWDVSGCSSESSTRSTLSSPVLSRTSVL, from the coding sequence ATGGGAAACAAAGCTAAGACCAAGAAAAGAGTCAACGGGGAATCCGCGAATGCAAAGCCACGGCCGACGGGGGTGCACTTGAAGGGGTCGGGGGCGAAGTACCGCGCCCTTTTCGATACAGTATGGGACGGCGAGGTCAATGCCCGTATGATCACATATGAGGATGAACTGGTTATTCTTGCTGCGATTCGCGATATCACCGAGCGGAAACGACCAGAGGTGGCACTGCAGGAGAGTGAGGAGCGCTACCGGATTTTGACAGAAACGGCCTCTGCTGGAATCGGTATTGCAGACGAGAACGAAAACCTGATATTCGTCAACCCGGCCTTCGCCCAAATGTTGGGCTGCTCTCTGGATGGACTTTTCGGAATGAATCTCTCCAAACTGACAGACCATAAGGAGTTCAAGCGGTACCAGGAACAAACGCACACGAGAGTGAAAGGAGACTCCAGCCGTTACGAGAGCAGGCTGATTTGCAGGGATGGTAGCATCAAGGATGCGGATATATCTGCCTCAGCGTTGACAGCGGCTGATGGTAGTTACGAGGGCACGGTCGCGGTAGTCACAAACATCACCGAGCGGAGAAAAACGGAAGAGGCGCTTAGACAAAATAAGGCTATGATGGAGCAGGCACAGAGTCTGGTCCATGTCGGCAGCTGGATGTGGAACGTCAAAGACAATTCATTCCTGATGTCAGCAGAGCTGTGCCGGATATACGGTATCCCTGAGGGGCAGCAACCCGGTAGCATTCAAGCCATGATAGACAAGTTCATTCACCCCGATGACAGAGAATATGTGCAGAAAGCGAGCCAGGCGATGACAAAAAACCACGCCGGTGAACGACTGGTTTATCGGATCATTCGCCCAGACGAAGAAGTGCGATGGATATCTTCGACACAACCTGACGTCAGCCGCGTCGACGAGGAGGGGAAGCCAGAGGTCATGCTGGGGGCAATCCGCGACATCACCGAGTGGAAGAAGGCGGATGAGGAGGAAGAGAAAATGGAGGCTCAGCTTCGCCAGTGGCAGAAGATGGAGGCAGTCGGAAGACTGGCCGGCGGGATGGCTCATGACTTCAACAATCTACTGACAGCCATTCGGGGATACCCGGATCTGGCTTTAGTGAAGCTCCCAGAAGATCATCAGGCCTATCAAGATGTGGACCATGTTCGTGAGGCATCTATCCGTGCGGCCAGTCTCGCAGACCAACTGCTTCTTTTCAGCCGGCCTCACCGCGTGGCTTCTAGGCCTGTCAATCTTAATAAAGCCATCTGGGATGTGTCAGGATGCTCAAGCGAGTCTTCGACGAGAAGTACCCTATCATCACCAGTTTTGAGCCGGACCTCTGTTCTGTGA